GTCCCGAATTAACAAACCGAACATTTTGAGCAAAATGaacattttttttcataaacaaacaagaattctgaaaataacaatataagATAACAAACTtattctatttcattttttttctttttcaaaatgatcttttgaagaaatcaaacaatcaaaataAGATTTGGAGCAAAGCAGTAGATTAGACAAAGAAAGAGCTAATTACAGTGACACCAAGGATTACTATACTATAACTCACCATGAATGTGTCGCCAATATTGACAACGAAAGCCTCAGGGTTAGGAGGAACAGAGTGCCATTTTCCATTGACATACACTTCAAGGCCTCCAACATGATCCTGATGAAGAATTGTTAAGGATGTAGGGTCGGTATGAGGACCTGTTCCAAGAGTTAGATCAGGTTTTTGGCATGGAGGATAGTAGTTTAATCTCATTATTGAATCATTTCTTGTAAAGAATTCTCTGAAATGTTTCGCTTTTACTCCAAGACTGGTTCCCAGAAGCTCCATAATTTTAAGAGATAGACTGCTCATGGCTTCACTGTACTTTTGGAACACCTTCCTAAAGACAAAGACAAGAAAAAGCAATGCATCATCAAAAGtaggaaagcaaaaaaaaaagcttttatTGTACTAAGAAGAAAAATAACTAGTGGCATGTATGCAATTTTATACCCAGATTCTCTAAAATCTTCACCCATTGCATCCAAGAAGTAGCTTTCAACAATGTTAAGGGCTTGTTGACCATCATCACAATATCGAAACGAGAGCGTTTCTTTCCATGGAAGTTTGGAGGAGAACCTATTAGTGAAGCTGCTAGCATAACCACAATGATCCCCAAGTTTTCTCTGGactctttgtttttcttgtagTGGCCTGTCAAAGAAGAAATCCAAGCACTTGTGGGCTTCTTTTAGGAGTTGCAAGTCCATCCCATGATTAATGACAAGAAAGAAACCATGTTCAAGACATGCCTGCTTTACTAGCTTAGTTGTGGTGGAGAGAGCGACAGGGTCCCCAGAGAGGAAGCCATTCAAATCTATACAAGGCACATGAAGCACTGGGGGAGGTTCAGGACAAGGCTTTTCCTCATCAGGCCATATGAACTCATAGGGAATGTCGGATTGGTTTTGGAGAAAAGATGCGTCAaagacaagtgacttttgttcaCCTTTGGCTTCATTTGTTGCTGGAGATGATGATAACTGATTTTTAGCACTAGGCATTGCCAAGTTAATATATTTGATTTTGGCAATTGATAGTTGGTGTTGCCtctgtatatgtatgtatatatataagttgATGGTAGGTGGAGAAGGCAATGTTACCATAACCATTCATCCATCCATATCTTTAGCTAATACACGGAGATGGATAAGTAATAATAACTAATACGGATATCTATGGAAAGAAAATCTGGATTTCAATGCATGGTTGAatcattttgttatttttttagtaCAAAAATTTTGGGTGGATTCGACTTTGGTCACCATCACAGGTTAGAACATGCCCTTTACTCTATCCATGAGTAAATATTTCAAAGTTGCCTTATTAGACCGTACAACTTTCTTAGTATATCTAGATAATATAGGTAGGAGTATAAACTGAAATACTCTGGAGCTACAAAAATAGTGAAGTTGTTAGCAGCTTATAAAAACATTCCCCCTAGACTAGTTATAGGGATTCTTACAGGTCATCCACCAACATTAGGGATGAACAAAGGGGGATGGATAAGGGCATCTGCCTCCTCAACagttttcaaaatattaaaatccTCCCTATGATTTTAGTTGTCAAACTAGAATTATATTGCTTTGGTCCACCTAAGCATAATTACTAGTAGTTGttttcattattttgtttaatttcatttttgataAATTGTCCTAAATCAACCTAATAATTAGTTTCCTTATAAAGTATATCATTGGTATCTGTTTTACTATACGATTAGTAGTACTTGTGAATAACAATTACAAAAATACTAAAGTTTCTTTTAACCAAATTTCTTATAATAAATTAGCTattaatttcttgattcttgtaACTTTAAAATAGCAACTGAGGTAAACTATACATGTTACATGGGAAATCCAAgacaaacaaaacaataaaaaaaagaaaattcaactAAAAAGAACTGATGGACAGACTGAAGTGGTTAATAGGACTTTATCCACCCTATTGCGTGCCATtattaaaaagaacattaaatcttgggaagacTGCTTACCACATGTGGAATTTGCTTACAATCGCACTGTTCATTCTGCTACACATTATTCGCCGTTTGAAATTGTGTCTGGCTTTAACCCTCTCACACCTTTGGATTTAACTCCTTTACCTGTTCATGAGAGAGTTAACTTGGATGGTAAGAACAAAGCTGCATACGTACGTGAGCTACACACTAAGGTGCGAGCCAACATCGAGAAGCGTACACTTCAATACATCCAAAGTGCCAACAAGGGGCGCCGCAAGATGGTCTTTGAGCCTGGCGATTGGGTATGGATACACATGCGCAAAGAGAGGTTCCCAGTCAAAAGGCGTAGTAAGCTACTTCCACGGGGAGATGGTCCATTCCAAGTCCTGGAGCGTATaaatgacaatgcctacaaacttGAACTTCCAGGTGAGTATGGGGTACATGCTACTTTTAATGTATCTAACTTGAGTCCTTTTCATGCAGACGATGAgtttgatttgaggacaaatcgccttcaagaggaggggactaatgaggaggggctcaa
This region of Coffea arabica cultivar ET-39 chromosome 3c, Coffea Arabica ET-39 HiFi, whole genome shotgun sequence genomic DNA includes:
- the LOC113733708 gene encoding gibberellin 20 oxidase 1-D-like → MVMVTLPSPPTINLYIYIHIQRQHQLSIAKIKYINLAMPSAKNQLSSSPATNEAKGEQKSLVFDASFLQNQSDIPYEFIWPDEEKPCPEPPPVLHVPCIDLNGFLSGDPVALSTTTKLVKQACLEHGFFLVINHGMDLQLLKEAHKCLDFFFDRPLQEKQRVQRKLGDHCGYASSFTNRFSSKLPWKETLSFRYCDDGQQALNIVESYFLDAMGEDFRESGKVFQKYSEAMSSLSLKIMELLGTSLGVKAKHFREFFTRNDSIMRLNYYPPCQKPDLTLGTGPHTDPTSLTILHQDHVGGLEVYVNGKWHSVPPNPEAFVVNIGDTFMALSNGIYKSCLHRAIVNSRTPRKSIAFFLCPKMDKVVSPPEELVSFDNPRMFPDFTWSELLEFTQKHYRSDMKTLDAFAKWLIHQRDDQKTAA